Proteins found in one Candidatus Binatia bacterium genomic segment:
- a CDS encoding LOG family protein, with amino-acid sequence MTARTEHTNEQRRYLNDIAETANRLAEDHTSVGDLKIVAGALREMATAFGVFAPYRQVRKVSTFGSARTKPGDRIFDLAERFARQIADAGFMVITGAGPGIMEACQRGAGRERSFGVNIRLPFEQTANAVIEGDTKLLTFRYFFTRKLFFLKEAHAVVLFPGGFGTHDEGFETLTLLQTGKTRPMPLVLLDEPQGTYWKTWQRYVEDHILRRGMIGRDDLALYKVTDDVATAVGEITAFYRVYHSSRFVRDHFVLRLTRQLPAEFVQQLTDEFRDIVTDGIIEQRAAFSAEGNEPEIFHLPRLVFRFDRVHYGRLRQLIDRLNLTECRLPGPS; translated from the coding sequence ATGACGGCAAGGACCGAGCACACCAACGAGCAACGGCGCTACCTCAATGACATAGCCGAGACCGCCAACCGGCTGGCCGAGGATCACACCAGCGTCGGCGACTTGAAGATCGTCGCCGGTGCCCTGCGCGAAATGGCCACCGCTTTCGGCGTCTTCGCGCCCTATCGGCAGGTTCGCAAAGTCAGCACGTTCGGCTCGGCCCGTACGAAGCCCGGCGACCGGATCTTCGATCTCGCCGAACGGTTTGCACGCCAGATAGCCGACGCCGGCTTCATGGTGATCACGGGGGCCGGGCCGGGCATCATGGAAGCCTGTCAGCGCGGTGCGGGCCGTGAACGGAGCTTCGGGGTCAACATCCGTCTGCCCTTCGAACAGACAGCCAACGCCGTTATCGAAGGCGACACGAAGCTGCTCACCTTTCGCTACTTCTTCACGCGCAAACTCTTCTTCCTGAAGGAAGCGCACGCCGTGGTTCTGTTTCCAGGAGGTTTCGGCACCCACGACGAGGGCTTCGAAACCCTCACCCTGCTGCAGACCGGGAAAACGCGGCCCATGCCCCTGGTGCTGTTGGACGAACCCCAGGGGACGTACTGGAAGACGTGGCAACGCTACGTCGAGGATCACATCCTGCGCCGCGGCATGATCGGCCGCGACGACCTCGCGCTGTACAAGGTAACCGACGACGTCGCGACCGCGGTCGGCGAGATCACCGCCTTCTACCGTGTCTACCACTCCTCCCGCTTTGTCCGCGACCACTTTGTCCTGCGCCTGACAAGACAGCTTCCCGCCGAGTTCGTGCAACAGCTTACCGACGAATTTCGCGACATCGTCACCGACGGTATCATCGAACAACGCGCAGCCTTCTCCGCCGAGGGCAACGAGCCGGAAATCTTCCACCTGCCGCGCCTGGTCTTCCGCTTCGACCGTGTACACTACGGCCGCCTGCGGCAGTTGATCGATCGTCTGAACCTGACGGAGTGTCGATTGCCCGGCCCGTCTTGA
- the rodA gene encoding rod shape-determining protein RodA, with protein MLRIDRRLIAHFDWPLLLCVLVLLGAGLTTVLSATHGPSHSASPLAVRQLIFALGGLAAMVAALCFDYRWLERYGYVPYAAALLLLVLTAAIGTSGGGARRWIPIGPFMLQPSEFAKLALIVALARYLHRQTGEGPLSLRAVGVPLLLFAPVALLILKQPDLGTAVAIGLTVGVILLIGGMQLRLVVLVAAIVGPALPFVWTHLKPYQQRRVLTFIDPQADPLGAGYHIIQSKIAIGSGLLHGKGFMQGTQNQLNFLPEQHTDFIFAVFAEEWGFLGSAALLGAYVVLLLRCIVVASRARDAFGTLLAFGLSAGIFCQVFINMAMAMGVLPVVGVTLPFFSYGGSSLLATMIAIGLLMNISMRRFTF; from the coding sequence ATGCTCAGAATCGATCGACGTCTCATCGCGCATTTTGACTGGCCGCTGCTGCTCTGCGTTCTCGTGCTGCTGGGGGCCGGCCTGACCACCGTCCTCAGTGCCACCCACGGCCCGAGCCATTCGGCGTCCCCCCTGGCCGTGCGGCAACTGATCTTCGCGCTGGGGGGACTCGCCGCCATGGTGGCGGCACTATGCTTCGACTACCGATGGCTCGAACGCTACGGCTACGTCCCTTATGCGGCGGCACTGCTGCTCCTCGTGCTCACGGCCGCGATCGGCACCTCCGGCGGCGGGGCGCGCCGCTGGATCCCGATCGGACCGTTCATGTTGCAGCCGTCCGAATTCGCGAAACTGGCACTGATCGTCGCGTTGGCCCGCTATCTCCATCGCCAGACGGGCGAAGGGCCGCTGTCGCTGCGGGCGGTCGGGGTCCCGCTGCTGCTGTTCGCGCCGGTTGCCCTGCTCATCCTCAAGCAACCCGACCTCGGAACCGCCGTTGCTATCGGTTTGACCGTCGGCGTCATCCTCCTGATCGGCGGTATGCAACTGCGGCTGGTAGTGCTCGTGGCCGCCATCGTCGGGCCGGCGTTACCGTTCGTCTGGACCCATCTGAAGCCCTATCAGCAACGGCGCGTCCTGACTTTCATCGACCCGCAGGCCGACCCCCTCGGCGCCGGCTATCACATCATCCAGTCGAAGATCGCCATCGGCTCCGGCCTGCTCCACGGCAAAGGCTTCATGCAGGGCACGCAGAACCAGCTCAATTTTCTGCCGGAACAGCACACCGACTTCATCTTTGCCGTGTTCGCGGAGGAGTGGGGATTTCTCGGCTCGGCGGCCCTGTTGGGAGCCTACGTCGTCTTGCTGCTGCGCTGTATTGTGGTGGCCAGCCGAGCCCGAGATGCCTTCGGGACGCTGCTGGCGTTCGGGTTGAGCGCCGGCATCTTCTGTCAGGTGTTCATCAACATGGCGATGGCCATGGGCGTCCTGCCCGTGGTCGGCGTTACCCTGCCGTTCTTCAGTTACGGCGGCTCCTCCCTGCTCGCCACCATGATTGCCATCGGCCTGCTCATGAACATCAGCATGCGGAGGTTTACGTTCTGA
- the mrdA gene encoding penicillin-binding protein 2 — MVPLAQREVPAALRRRVFVALVAALLGFGVLLAQLWNLQVLQGDELRASSDGNRIRLRRLQATRGTVLDRHGKVLVDSRPSFDAVLVAEDTRDLELTLETLGQLLGQSTAEMRNLLSHTGARPPFDEVIVKRDLNWDEVVAIETHQLDLPGVSLQITPRRQYPLGTELAHVLGYVGEVSPEDIAADPRYHLGDLVGKAGIEKHWERYLRGVNGGQQIEVDAVGRKLKVLREVEEEPGNAITLTIDLDLQQAASAALGDRAGSIVALDPTNGEILAMVTSPSFDPNAFARGIRRNEWRALVGDQNRPLSNRSIQGQYPPGSTFKFVVATAALEEGVINPFTRIRCGGGLQFGNHYFRCWKKRGHGSVNVHEALVHSCDVFFYQVAQRLGVDVIARYARVFGLGAPTGIGLDHEQAGTIPDTAWKRKRLKQPWYAGETLSVAIGQGYVTTTPLQMATAIATAATGKQYRPHLVARIETPDGETVHTETPELVGQLQVRETTLRQVRDALRDVVGKGTGKKARLDGIEVAGKTGTSQVVALGRQRPKASQLPRQHRDHAWFVAYAPADEPTIAVAALVEHADGGGGAVAAPIVREVMAKFFELQTTRQGHTYAQNRSTSHRAF; from the coding sequence ATGGTACCGCTGGCGCAACGCGAGGTGCCCGCCGCGCTCCGGCGCCGCGTATTCGTCGCCCTCGTCGCGGCGCTGCTCGGCTTCGGCGTTCTGCTCGCGCAACTGTGGAACCTGCAGGTCTTGCAGGGGGACGAACTGCGCGCCTCCTCGGACGGCAACCGCATTCGTCTGCGCCGCCTCCAGGCGACCCGGGGCACCGTGCTCGACCGGCACGGCAAGGTGCTGGTCGACAGCCGGCCGTCATTCGATGCGGTCCTCGTAGCCGAGGATACGCGCGACCTCGAGCTGACGCTGGAGACGCTGGGACAGTTGCTCGGCCAGAGCACCGCGGAGATGCGCAACCTGCTCAGCCACACCGGCGCGCGTCCCCCGTTCGACGAGGTGATCGTGAAACGCGACCTGAACTGGGACGAGGTCGTGGCCATCGAGACCCACCAGCTCGATCTGCCCGGCGTGAGCCTGCAGATCACGCCTCGCCGGCAATATCCGCTCGGCACCGAGCTGGCCCACGTGCTCGGCTACGTCGGCGAGGTCAGCCCGGAAGACATCGCCGCCGACCCGCGCTACCACCTGGGCGATCTCGTCGGCAAGGCGGGCATCGAGAAGCATTGGGAGCGCTACCTTCGCGGCGTAAACGGCGGCCAACAGATCGAGGTCGACGCGGTCGGGCGCAAGCTAAAGGTCCTCCGTGAAGTCGAAGAAGAGCCCGGGAACGCAATTACCCTGACCATCGATCTCGATCTGCAGCAGGCGGCCAGTGCGGCCCTGGGCGACCGCGCCGGGAGCATTGTCGCGCTCGACCCCACCAATGGCGAGATTCTGGCGATGGTAACCTCGCCGTCGTTCGACCCGAACGCCTTCGCCCGCGGTATTCGCCGCAACGAATGGCGCGCCCTCGTCGGCGACCAGAATCGGCCGCTGAGCAACCGCTCCATCCAGGGGCAGTACCCCCCGGGCTCGACGTTCAAGTTCGTCGTGGCGACCGCGGCCCTCGAGGAAGGCGTCATCAATCCGTTCACCCGCATCCGCTGCGGGGGCGGACTGCAGTTCGGCAACCATTACTTCCGCTGTTGGAAGAAGCGCGGCCACGGCAGCGTGAACGTCCACGAAGCGCTGGTCCACTCCTGCGACGTGTTCTTCTATCAGGTCGCGCAACGCCTGGGGGTGGACGTCATCGCCCGATACGCGCGGGTATTCGGCCTCGGAGCGCCCACCGGCATCGGGCTCGATCACGAACAGGCGGGCACGATTCCCGATACGGCCTGGAAGCGGAAGCGCCTCAAACAACCCTGGTACGCCGGCGAGACGCTCTCGGTAGCGATCGGTCAGGGTTACGTCACCACCACGCCCCTGCAAATGGCGACCGCCATCGCCACCGCCGCCACCGGCAAGCAGTACCGGCCGCACCTCGTCGCTCGGATCGAGACGCCCGACGGCGAGACGGTACATACCGAGACGCCCGAGTTGGTCGGCCAATTGCAAGTCAGGGAGACGACGCTCCGGCAGGTGCGCGACGCACTGCGCGACGTCGTCGGAAAAGGAACCGGCAAGAAGGCCCGTCTCGACGGTATCGAGGTCGCCGGCAAGACCGGGACCTCTCAGGTCGTCGCCCTCGGCCGCCAGCGCCCCAAGGCCAGCCAACTCCCGCGCCAGCACCGCGACCATGCGTGGTTCGTCGCCTACGCACCGGCGGACGAACCGACCATCGCCGTCGCCGCCCTGGTGGAACATGCCGACGGCGGCGGCGGGGCTGTCGCGGCCCCGATCGTGCGCGAGGTCATGGCGAAGTTCTTCGAACTGCAAACGACTCGGCAAGGCCACACCTATGCTCAGAATCGATCGACGTCTCATCGCGCATTTTGA
- the mreD gene encoding rod shape-determining protein MreD has translation MRTAVVFALFALMALLLQTTLLPRVAIGRATPDLLLILTVYLGLHYHSARAAAGAFLLGYLQDVSSASAAGLNAFSACLVYAMVYLTSRQLWVDNAISKIVVVFLASIVKTLAILVLALLFVSPEGLGRPPVITVFVQGCLAALLSPLVFALLAQSLSPPAADEE, from the coding sequence GTGCGCACCGCGGTGGTGTTCGCCCTTTTCGCTTTGATGGCTTTGCTGCTGCAAACGACGTTGCTGCCGCGGGTGGCCATTGGCCGTGCGACCCCCGACCTGTTGCTGATTCTCACCGTCTACCTCGGTTTGCATTACCACTCGGCACGCGCCGCGGCGGGGGCGTTTCTGCTCGGTTATCTTCAGGACGTCTCCTCGGCCAGCGCCGCCGGACTCAACGCCTTTTCCGCCTGTCTCGTGTACGCGATGGTCTATCTCACCTCGCGTCAGTTGTGGGTCGACAATGCCATCTCGAAAATCGTCGTCGTCTTCCTCGCGTCGATCGTGAAGACCCTGGCCATCCTCGTTCTGGCGCTGTTGTTCGTGTCCCCGGAAGGACTGGGACGGCCGCCGGTGATCACCGTGTTTGTCCAGGGATGCCTGGCCGCCCTGCTGAGCCCGCTGGTCTTTGCGCTGCTCGCCCAGTCGCTCAGCCCGCCGGCAGCGGACGAGGAGTAG